GACGAAAATAATTTAGTCCCGTGCTCTGCACTTTCCCCTCAACCAACTCATCATGCCGGCAAATCGGACAGACCTCCCGCGCTCTGTCTACATCCTTCGCGCTGTGGAACACCTCCATGACTGCATCCAGGTCTTCCTGCCAAAACCGCGTGG
Above is a genomic segment from Pedosphaera parvula Ellin514 containing:
- a CDS encoding helix-turn-helix domain-containing protein, which gives rise to MEKTETTGRKWYSIKEAAEYLDVGEPTLYRWMRDGKITYRKVGDSTRFWQEDLDAVMEVFHSAKDVDRAREVCPICRHDELVEGKVQSTGLNYFR